In one Helicoverpa zea isolate HzStark_Cry1AcR chromosome 5, ilHelZeax1.1, whole genome shotgun sequence genomic region, the following are encoded:
- the LOC124630701 gene encoding all trans-polyprenyl-diphosphate synthase PDSS2 isoform X1: MSLSRLCRVVKCDLVKVQSSSALVSKLWGPCTVREVSTCNTQRASVAQHNSKPDWNRAVSEAEKIVGYPTSFLSLRWVLSDEIANVALHLRKLVGSNHPLLKTAKNLIYNGKNNMQAWGLIVLLVSKAAGHSPEIPDMEQDKAAGVLHSQRALAEVTEMIRTSHLVHKGLVNMNSRQPIAAEPDDMMFGNKIALLSGDYLLANSCSELANLRNQELVELMSSAVRDLAEAEFLGERDEQNNPLPSRPLPKEQIQEASEWDIITDPLPMGGVIGCAGREWSARHVLAAGALLGKSCSAALKLAGHNQELQTQGYLFGCHLALAWQAFLDLEAFTGPEPASFSLVGAPLAFTLQARPELYEYIEAGKKSVHDVDYHALYEAVVSGPGIEETLRLQRSHTSRAVRVLDSFPACDARTALANIIVAMHHDHL; encoded by the exons ATGAGTCTGAGTCGTTTGTGTCGCGTTGTGAAGTGCGATTTAGTGAAAGTTCAGTCATCTAGTGCGTTGGTTTCGAAACTTTGGGGACCTTGTACTGTGAGGGAAGTGAGCACATGTAACACGCAGCGAGCAAGTGTTGCCCAACACAACTCGAAGCCGGACTGGAATCGAGCAGTGAGTGAGGCGGAGAAGATTGTCGGATATCCCACCTCCTTCCTGAGTCTGCGATGGGTCCTGAGCGATGAAATTGCGAACGTAGCTTTGCATCTGCGCAAATTGGTCGGGAGCAACCATCCTTTGCTGAAGACAGCTAA GAACTTAATCTACAATGGCAAGAACAACATGCAAGCGTGGGGGCTCATCGTGCTTCTGGTATCAAAAGCAGCCGGCCACAGCCCCGAGATCCCAGACATGGAGCAGGACAAGGCTGCTGGTGTCTTGCATAG TCAACGAGCTCTTGCAGAAGTAACAGAGATGATCCGCACCTCTCACTTGGTGCACAAAGGGCTGGTCAACATGAACTCCAGACAACCTATAGCGGCCGAACCTGATGACATGATGTTTGGCAACAAGATAGCTCTGCTCAGCGGAGATTACCTGCTCGCTAACTCTTGTTCTGAGCTGGCGAATTTGAG GAACCAAGAGCTGGTAGAACTGATGTCTTCAGCAGTGCGAGACCTGGCTGAAGCGGAGTTCCTCGGCGAACGTGATGAGCAGAACAACCCACTGCCATCGAGACCATTGCCTAAAGAGCAGATACAGGAAGCATCAG AATGGGACATAATAACAGACCCTCTCCCAATGGGCGGAGTGATCGGTTGCGCTGGCCGCGAGTGGTCAGCGCGTCACGTGTTAGCGGCGGGCGCTCTGCTGGGTAAGAGCTGCTCTGCTGCTCTGAAGCTGGCTGGACATAACCAGGAGTTGCAGACGCAG GGCTACCTCTTCGGCTGTCACCTCGCACTCGCATGGCAAGCCTTCCTAGACCTGGAAGCGTTCACAGGCCCCGAGCCCGCTAGCTTCTCGCTGGTGGGGGCTCCGCTGGCCTTCACGCTGCAGGCGCGGCCTGAACTGTACGAGTATATTGAAGCTGGCAAGAAGAGTGTGCATGATGTGGATTATCATGCG CTTTATGAAGCAGTGGTATCAGGGCCCGGCATCGAGGAGACGCTGCGGCTGCAGCGCTCGCACACGTCCCGCGCGGTGCGGGTGCTGGACAGCTTCCCCGCCTGCGACGCCCGCACCGCGCTCGCCAACATCATCGTCGCTATGCATCATGATCATCTCTAG
- the LOC124630701 gene encoding all trans-polyprenyl-diphosphate synthase PDSS2 isoform X2 — MQAWGLIVLLVSKAAGHSPEIPDMEQDKAAGVLHSQRALAEVTEMIRTSHLVHKGLVNMNSRQPIAAEPDDMMFGNKIALLSGDYLLANSCSELANLRNQELVELMSSAVRDLAEAEFLGERDEQNNPLPSRPLPKEQIQEASEWDIITDPLPMGGVIGCAGREWSARHVLAAGALLGKSCSAALKLAGHNQELQTQGYLFGCHLALAWQAFLDLEAFTGPEPASFSLVGAPLAFTLQARPELYEYIEAGKKSVHDVDYHALYEAVVSGPGIEETLRLQRSHTSRAVRVLDSFPACDARTALANIIVAMHHDHL, encoded by the exons ATGCAAGCGTGGGGGCTCATCGTGCTTCTGGTATCAAAAGCAGCCGGCCACAGCCCCGAGATCCCAGACATGGAGCAGGACAAGGCTGCTGGTGTCTTGCATAG TCAACGAGCTCTTGCAGAAGTAACAGAGATGATCCGCACCTCTCACTTGGTGCACAAAGGGCTGGTCAACATGAACTCCAGACAACCTATAGCGGCCGAACCTGATGACATGATGTTTGGCAACAAGATAGCTCTGCTCAGCGGAGATTACCTGCTCGCTAACTCTTGTTCTGAGCTGGCGAATTTGAG GAACCAAGAGCTGGTAGAACTGATGTCTTCAGCAGTGCGAGACCTGGCTGAAGCGGAGTTCCTCGGCGAACGTGATGAGCAGAACAACCCACTGCCATCGAGACCATTGCCTAAAGAGCAGATACAGGAAGCATCAG AATGGGACATAATAACAGACCCTCTCCCAATGGGCGGAGTGATCGGTTGCGCTGGCCGCGAGTGGTCAGCGCGTCACGTGTTAGCGGCGGGCGCTCTGCTGGGTAAGAGCTGCTCTGCTGCTCTGAAGCTGGCTGGACATAACCAGGAGTTGCAGACGCAG GGCTACCTCTTCGGCTGTCACCTCGCACTCGCATGGCAAGCCTTCCTAGACCTGGAAGCGTTCACAGGCCCCGAGCCCGCTAGCTTCTCGCTGGTGGGGGCTCCGCTGGCCTTCACGCTGCAGGCGCGGCCTGAACTGTACGAGTATATTGAAGCTGGCAAGAAGAGTGTGCATGATGTGGATTATCATGCG CTTTATGAAGCAGTGGTATCAGGGCCCGGCATCGAGGAGACGCTGCGGCTGCAGCGCTCGCACACGTCCCGCGCGGTGCGGGTGCTGGACAGCTTCCCCGCCTGCGACGCCCGCACCGCGCTCGCCAACATCATCGTCGCTATGCATCATGATCATCTCTAG